Part of the Arthrobacter sp. MMS18-M83 genome is shown below.
TTGATGCTCACGCTCTGCTGGTTGGCCACTTCCTGCTGCTTCTGCTGCAAGTGGGCCTGGTACTGCTTCACTTCGGCCTTACCGACGTCGAGCTTCTTCCCCGCTTGCGGTTTGGTGGGCACATAACCGGGCGTTCCGCCGTCGTAAGTGGCCGCTGGCTTCTCTGCCAGCACGACGACGTATCGGCCGTCTTGATAGGACTTGGGGTCGACATTCCGGGCAACCGCCGCAACCGTTGATCCGAAGACCGTTGAGCCGGAAGCGGGCGCAGCTTGAGCGGGTGTCAATGCCACGGAGGAGAGCAGAACCGGCAGTCCGACAGCTAGCGCCGCAGCTTTTCGAAGCCCCCCGCTGCCAATGAAGCTCTTTCCTTGTGAATTCACGAGTGATTGCACCTTTCCGGGCGATCGTGGCGGTCATGTGAAGATCAATCATCCAAGGATGGACACCGATTGACAGTTTTTGTAATCAGCTAAGGCCCAGCCGATTCATAGAGTACAGAGCGATAGTGGAATATGACATAGGACACATTTCACGTTTTTTGTCATGTCATTCGGCATCAGAATACATCCGCACGCTGCAGCGGGCACGCCCCCGTCGGGAGGGGACGTGCCCGCTGTGCGGATATTCAGATGTTGATGACTAAATAGGCCGCCGGGAACTCAGGCGTGTTCGTACGTCAGGCAATCAGCTGCCTCTGCACCAGGGCCGATCCGGACGTCGTGGGCCTCGCACATGAGGTTGTTGTTGTGGGTGCATTCGGAACGCTGGCAGGCACCCACATGCGCCAAGACCTTGGGGAGTCCTCCCATGAGCGTGGTGTCAATGAAGGTGGCACAGGACGCATGATCCGTGGTTCCGCCAATCGTGATCCCGAAGGCGGTACAGCCATGATGGTTGAATCCGCAGCTGCCAACGCTGCATGCGGACACTTCGGCGACGTGTTCGGTCATTGCTCCTCCTACGTGGACGGGGAAATTCCTTGACAGCAATTCCAAAGCTACTCCCGAATGCGAGCCTTTAGCCCGGAAGATTAGCGCATTTGTGCGTACCCTAATAGTTCGTTCATGGCCCTGCGGTGGTTAGGGGAGCGTGTAGCCGAAGACATCGACGATGACTTGCGAGGTTTCCGGAACCGCTGTCCAGTGGATTGACATGGGTTGATTGAGGATGGTTTGGATCTCTATCTTGCCCTCGGCTCCGATGGGCACCCAGGCCATGTTTGCGATCGTCTGTCCGTCGCCGAAGTTCAGATTGGACGTAAACGTCCACGGCGCCCTATAGCCGCGTGCCATAAAGTAGCCGAAGGTTGTCGGTTCGGTCACCGTGAGGTTCACCCAGACGCCACTTGCATTTTGCGGGATTCCGTTGATCCCTGCGGCCTGAACGGGCACGGTGTAGGCGTTGCCAATGGGACCGCCGTATGTGCGAGTGTCGACAAGACGCGTGGGGGCGATCCCGGCGAATGCTCCGGATATGGTT
Proteins encoded:
- a CDS encoding DUF1540 domain-containing protein; this encodes MTEHVAEVSACSVGSCGFNHHGCTAFGITIGGTTDHASCATFIDTTLMGGLPKVLAHVGACQRSECTHNNNLMCEAHDVRIGPGAEAADCLTYEHA